The Candidatus Anoxymicrobium japonicum genome contains the following window.
GTCGAACTCGGTGAACCTGACCGATGGATTGGACGGGCTGGCGAGCGGCGCCACGATTATAGTGATGTCGGCGTATCTTCTCATCGCATTCACCATGTTCCGACACCCGATAACAGAGCATCCAAGGTTCTATGCGTTCACTGGCAAGCCGGCGCTGGACGTTGCGATAATCGCGGGGGCGGTACTGGGGGCGTGCGTGGGATTTCTGTGGTGGAACGCCGCGCCGGCAAAGATATTCATGGGCGACACCGGCTCGCTGGCGCTCGGTGGCGTACTGGCCGCAATCGCGATAATGACTCGCACGCAGTTGCTGCTGCCGCTGCTGGGCGGTCTGTTTGTGCTGGAGACTGCTTCTGTGATTGTCCAGGTTGGAGTGTTCAAGATAACCGGTGGCAAACGGGTGTTCAAGATGGCGCCCATACACCATCACTTTGAGCTTTCCGGGTGGTCGGAGTTCACCGTAATGGTTAGGCTCTGGATTGTTTGTGGTTTCTGCATGCTGGTAGGTTTCGCGATATTCTATGTAGATTTTGTCGGCAGGGTGCTGAAATGATAGGTAGACGGTGCCTGACCCCTA
Protein-coding sequences here:
- a CDS encoding phospho-N-acetylmuramoyl-pentapeptide-transferase; translated protein: MYRVLGAAIVAGLICLLSTPVFIKFLKRMKYGQVIREDGPRAHFVKKGTPTMGGILIVLGVVVGYLIFSKHTPEGLAVLSTMVACGLLGFIDDFTQIRKKRSLGLKPSYKFAGQLLIAAGFTVFATRMHTAGYPALPQKFSFLGGTGFSLGWFFFIWVFVMITASSNSVNLTDGLDGLASGATIIVMSAYLLIAFTMFRHPITEHPRFYAFTGKPALDVAIIAGAVLGACVGFLWWNAAPAKIFMGDTGSLALGGVLAAIAIMTRTQLLLPLLGGLFVLETASVIVQVGVFKITGGKRVFKMAPIHHHFELSGWSEFTVMVRLWIVCGFCMLVGFAIFYVDFVGRVLK